The stretch of DNA GAACaactcaaaacaaaaaatattttgaaggaagaaatattttttaaataattttaataattattttataattttctatatttttgaaattttttatttttatttttgaatttttttacaatttttaagtaatcttaatattttttttataattttataattttataaaattaaaaaaaaataaagttaattgCAACATGGCATATATGTGAACTGTGAAATCCGCATCTACCATAAATGCCAACAAAGTTATCattaacttttccatctatttCTAAACAATTTGACAAAAATAGAAAGTTCAAGGGTCAAATGAAGCTAAAAAAGAGGATAGAGACTAAAATGactttttatatagtttaaggactaaaaaaataattatatcaatttttaatagaactttaaacataatatacCAATAATGTTGATTAAAGTGGTAATGACTTGTTGGAAGGGCTTACCTTCTAACACTTCTGACAACAACCTGAGTTTACCCTAAGAAAATAAAGATCTCTTTAATGGTAGTAGAATCTCCTATTTATTTTTAGACTTATCCAAGGCCATATATCTAATTAGTCTTGAACTAGAgtttttcaaattcaattcaatttagcttgaattactatttaataataaaaatatttttttatattcaataataaagtataaatttatttttaatagtttgttattaaaatataaaaataatttttaatagtttagtaTTAAAACAAATTTAAGTCTATCTTTGGCAAGTGTTGATGACTTTAATCAAATAAACTCCTTTAATTTGTTATaagagtttttttaaatttaatttttataataaatttgataTGGTTTCTTAGAcattatataaatgaaaatagAGATGGATACTTAATTGGATCATGATAAATCACATTATAATTGTTTTACATAATTAATCTCGCACCATAAAGAAAAGAGACTACCCACAAATCTAGATCTCAGCCTGCTTTGCCCAAAAGAAGCCCCAAAATGATAAGCCAAGAGAGGGCTTGCCTAAGAGGAACCTTGCTCGACTTAGAGACCAAGTGACCAATCCAAAATTTTGAGGAAATCTATCTAATACAGATTTAAGTTAAGCATAGTCGGGTCAAGTCCAATCATATCACATCCAACCACTTCCTATCAAGGTTCTCCATGACCTTTATAAAAGGTTTAATATCTTCTTTTTTTTGCCTGAAATTCTCGCTTTGCTCATTTTACTATTTTTTCCATTCGAAAAATGGTATTAAGCGGTTATAAAATCCTattcctcttcttttctttcagTAGCGTAGATAGCACCAAAAGATTATCTAAGAAACCTGCCCTTACTTTGATGGCTCATGCTTCTCCCAGGCCATGTATTGTGGAATTCAATAAATTGGTAGGGACTGTTTTGGGAATGAAAGATCATGCGATTGTTGTTTCTGTCCGTAAACAAATGGAATTGTTAGGAATATCCCGTGATGCTTATACTCTCAACTTTGATTGCTCAACTTTGCATCAAAGGTAAATAAAGGCTACCTAAATCCATGTGTGTTTGGACTTTGGACCAATAACTGAAATGAGATGCTCGGGTATGTAATATAATTATTGTATTCTTCAGCTAAATGTTTCCCACCCAGAATTTGAATTGAACTCCACTGGGAAAATACAAGCAAATGCACAACTCCAAAAATGATTGAGCAATACAAATAACCCAACCCAACTTCATTGTTTTCCTCCTGCTAGGTTTTCTATAGTTTCAGTTACAAACACATTCAACCACCTGCATTCACAAACACAGTTCAAAACAAAATGCAATCATTTAAAAGAACTTGTGGCATTTAAAGACATCTAGTATACAGAAATGTGTACCTGCAATCACTGAATATCATCATTTTCACACTTTCAGAGCAGCTTTGTGAACCATGGTTTCTTTGTGTATTTGGTGGCAACTCTTCTCAACAAGATCAAGAAGTTTTTCCAAGTTCACAGCCCATGAGTTGAGAATTTCATTGCTATCCTTTGCTACCTGGAAGCACACTATTCCCATTGGCCGGTCAATCTTCGCTACCAGTGCCTTTGACACAACCATTTCAGATAGATGCTTCTCAGCTTCCTGGATTGAAGTCAGGATGGAAACAGCATTAGTCTCTTTCATTCTGTATTTCAAACAAAAGCCTAGGTAACTACTGAGAAGGAAGCATGCAAACCTCGACAGTGAGACACAACAACTCTGCCAGTCTCTTCAATGTAATCCTTGAGTAGTACCTTGAAACAACAAGGATATTCTGAAAAAGAGCACCAATTTGGTTGCTGGTGAGAAATAGATAAGAAATTAGCTAGTGGACAAAACCATATAACAGGAAGGAGGGTGCCAAATTACATGCTCAATAATTCGCTGTTTCAAATCTTCTGCAGCTTTGTCACCCAAAGAACCTCCAAGCATGTTCTTCTCATTCTCAAATTCATCCTCATAAGAATTCCAAAGGGATGTCCACTGGATGACCTCCATTGTAACCAACTGTTTCAACAGCAACCTACCACGCAAGATTCAACAATTTGTGGTTGAGCATTCGGATTGAAGATCATTTTACAGACCTACATAGAGCTTGGTATTTTCACAAGTACTAAATTCACCAAGGACATACCTAAATTTTGGAATCTCAGAAAGATTCTTATCCTCCAATGTGGAATTAAGAAGGCTTGACTGCATTGGATCATGTGGAGCCAGGATTAAGTACCAACAGATTTTTCTCAAGACCTGCAAGGAATAACATATATGAGAACAGCTCAACAACATGGAAAGGGGATATATTGAGATGTGCTTTACCGGTATCCATTGAGACGGGTTTTCCCTGATGGAAGGAATCTCGTATATTGCCTTATAGCAACGACAAATTTCAAGATAGTCATTGTTATGGAAGTAATACCTGCAGAGAAAAGGAAAACATATTGTAAGATAAATACAACCACATAGCAGCAGAGGAAGTTATTCACAAATTCATTTCACCTCCAACCACTTTGCACTTTGATGGGCTCTACGGTGAAATGAAGACACTGTGATTCTCATTCTTGCACCAAATACAGACAAACTTATATCCTATTACAGTTTGTAAATTTTAAGGATCTATTTTTCAAATAACAATAGGCTTTTTTCCTTGAATTATCTCCAGGTTTAAGTTTCCATGAAAGATAAAAGATTTCTAGCCCAAAAAAAGTAgaaagaaaatttttcatcatcTTGAAAATAAGGATCAACCCTTGCACCAATAAGACATCAGAAATAACAAGCAACAGAAGCAAAACATTCACTATGGTCTTTTGCAGATTTCATCATAGACAGAAATGCCACATTAAGCAATCTAACTTGTGGTCCTTTCTATTATCAGCTCacatcagtttttttttttttgggggggggaggGGGGATTAGATTTTCTCTTCGTGATTCTTACAAGCTTTGGACAAAAGGTGCATGTAACTTAATTGAGCCCCAAGAAAACATTCaatttatataaacataaaattttcattacaATCGAACCACATCCCAATTATTCCAATCACTTGAATGTGTATTTGATAAGACAACTACACAGACTAACCAACTTGAGAACATATTTCCACATAGCATTCTTTTTTCCCAAATCAATATTGGGTTTTGACAACCTTTACCCATctaccccccccccccccaaaaaaaaaaagaagaaaaagagtggAAAAGGAAAAGATACACATCAACAATTAAGTTCTGAGGTTAAGCTCAGAAAGCATAAATATTTGTGTGACTAGGTATTTACATAAAATCTATACCATTCTAACAAGATACAAAAAGTAATCAAGAAACTTTAAACCTTTCAATAAtgattatcaaaattcaaccaaattgTTTACAAGAAAATTGACCATGAAAAGTTGATTGTTTGTGAGCAAAGAGGGAAATACCGTATCATCAGTTCATAGTAGATACGCTTCAATTCCAATAGTGAAGGTATATCAGCTGGAGGCTCCTCTACAACATTGTCACCTTCTTTcggtttcttcttttcctttgagCTGTCAATATCAAAAACTCTAGGGCTAATCTTCCTTGAAAGAATTTGAGCACGAACATAATCCTGACGATCTAAGCAGAGGCGAACCtgcaaatttaattataaaccaTTTGACAGAATTATCATTGCATCTATAAGATAAGATAAGATTAACAAAAAGGGGTGATGATCAAAATAAGATGCCCATACTTGTTCAAGGATGAAGGCGATTTTCTCAGTTTTGGCCATGGCACCAAAAGTTTCCACCTACAGTTCAGACCAATCAAATAGTAAGAAAGGGGGGGATAAATGCAAAGATCCAGGAAGCTATCATCTTACTATAGTGGAAACTTACAGCAACTTCTTGCATTAAATCTGCAGCTTCAGCAATAAGGCCCTGTTCTTCTTTAATCTTTGCAAGTTTCTTGATCAATCTTGCTCTCTCAATTTCAACATAAATCTAGAGAAGGAAAAAGTTTGTTTAGACAAAAAATTACACCAATAGACAGCTTGTATCAGATAACCCAAAAGAACATAACATCAGAACTCACTTTTCCAGCAGACACACTGTTCAGGGTCTTGATTAGCTCTATACGAGTTTCGAGATCTGGTGTTTCATCAATGTACTGCATTGCTTGTTGAACCATTGCAGTTACTGCCTGGATAGTGCAGATAAACAAAGAGCTCATTAACAATAGTAATGCTAATCGATATAACCTCCCAGATGTTGCTCTAATAGTAGGTAGAAAATTTTAGAAGACATTGGAAAACACTTAATCAAATCGAATGAATGTAGCAATATGTCAACATTTCTGGCAAAACTAATTTACAATACTAACAAGGGGCAGGAATTTAAAATGCAGTCACGTGCATTTTTGGTCGAGTTACACTTATCGTGCTTGAAAATGTAACGGGTGCTATTGTGGTAGTAAACTTTTAATTTTGCACAATTTATTTgtataacaaaataattataactataatcatataatcttattttagatcatttttaaaacaatttattgcattctataattttttattcataaggaaaattaaaattgtttatattaattataaaatattatagtgaaATATTCATACtcataatatcaaaataaatataatcataaatatatattatgatatttatttcattattaaaagtaaaatctagttaatatttatttattttttaatcttaagAAAGGTAAATTATGAAACGTAAAACtctttaaataatttaacctTTAGCACATTAATTCATTTGACATTTTtacataaattaatattaatttaaaatataatggtgtcatttttaattattgtttaatgTTACAAGGTTGGTCACGCTTCTTGGGCCTTCTTAATCGCTTAACACTTGCCAAGGCTTCAATTGACGCTATATACTTTTTAATATCTTCCCTCGTCTGTTTAACTGAGAATTGTAGCTTCTTTAGATTATTCTTTGCGGCTTTGGGGACAAGATTAATATTAATCACTGCAGGCTGAACAGTGGATGCTTGGGGTGGTTGAGTAGCTTAagaagagcaaaggggaaatagccTCTGCAACAAGTAGCCACTAGCATTTCATAAAGTGGGGAAATATTGAAGCTTCATAAAGAGGGATGTGGCCTTTATAAGAGAAATCGAGGTTGGTAGCTCAAGAACTGCAAAGGTGAAGAAATGATAATGGTGAAGGCCAAAGAAATAAGTAATTTAGGGAAGCGTAGCCATTAGCAAGCTGGGCAATGTTGACTTATTGAAGAGTGAGCCAAGCCAACAGAAGGATGAATAGTGAGAAGGGCAGGATGTAAAGGCAACATAGATTTCTGGAAACCAGAAAAAATTTAGCTCCATGGTAAGCTGGCAAGATGTGTTGTCTATTAATAGCAACTGAAACTTGAACTGGTCAGCAACTAAATGTTTTTTAGGGCATACAACAATAGTACACTTGTGACAGAGGTAGCATTTATAGTTTGTTGAAACCGATCttcatttattattcaaatttactAACAAATATAACTAGATTGCATGAAAAGTTAGCATCAATTAACTGGAATCTACGGTGGTATTATACTAATATGAACTAATAAGGCTTGAGAATATGAAAATACAAATGGACTAAAAACATCAGAGCTAGTCTATAAGATTCcttattaatatttatcaaaacaaaaGCTTCCTACTACATAACTGTGCAAATAAATAAGCATAAATAAACATTTCATGTCAATAGGTAGAAAATAAAAGAGCACAATCAAGCAAGGAAAGCTAGGAGAAACAAAGAGAGACCAATTAAGAATTAGTAGTCCAAtttactattttctttttattaactcTTACTCCTTTCATATCAGTATAGCAGCAGTTGCACATTCAAGCAACAACAGGCTAGGAGGTAAACAAAGAGAGAGAGGTGAGAATGGAACTGTTTCACTAGTTAGGATTATCAGAAACTGATAAACAATTTAGCATTCGATTCACTATCTTCCTTCTTATTAACTCTTTCCCTTTCATCTCAGTATATCACCAGACACGATTCTCATCTTGAATCTATCTGAACTGAGACTTTgaactttttttctttgttcaatCTTTCTTGAACTTAAACTATACTagcaaaaataagtaaaattttactAGAGTTAATAGGCGAGTTATCTACTCTAAAGAAGGTTCACAAATATGgttcacaaatatatataaacgGCCTTCTCTTCATATAATGTATGAATATCAAGTTCCATGCCTAGCTGCTATTCATTATAATAGAAAAGCAACAAAACTATTGTTTAAACACAAAAAACAACAATTTATTTCAGCTAAATATAAGTATGAAATGTGAAGCATTTCAATACACCCGCATCTCAAATAACAATTAGAACCATTAAATGATCATTTAAAGcaacaaaatcaccaaaaattcagaaaagaaaagaaaagaaaaaaagaacccTAAAAGTTCCCTGAAATAGCCGCCTCCACATAATCAATTTTGGTCAAGAGAAAACGTCAAAAATTAATTACCTGCTTAAGTTGACCTCGTTTCTTGGACAAATTAACGATTTGTTCGTTGAGAGACTTCCAATCTTTAGCTTCAAAGCAAAGCAGCAAAATGTCAGTAACCGCTTTCTTGGTTCCAGCGACATCGCCGGCGAAGCGCATCTGCTTCTCAACATTAAGCAACTGGTCGATCGCCGCCTCCAAATTTCCGTTTTTAACCTCCTGTAAGATCTCccaaatgaaaaaggaaaattggTGAGAATTTGGAGTAGAAAAAAATGGAGATTTCAGATCTGAAGAGAAAAGAAGGGACGATTAATAACGGAAGGTTTACCATAGCTTCAGGCTTCAGATGACAAAACCCAGCGGCAAGAAAATGAAAATCCAAACTCTGTTTTTGCTTTAGTTGAGGAAATAACAAGAAAAGCAGATTTTAAATCCGAACCGGACAACCATGTCAAAACGGGTTCTAATTTTTTCTATTTGGTACATATGGAATACAAGGTTTTTTCGCTAATTTTTATAACTATGctgaaaaaaagagaagaaaataggcagaaatttttaaaatttatctatttatattaattttgaagAGAGAATAAAAATCGACAATTATTccaactataatttttccaaccGTTAAAAGATACTAATAATCAACCTCAATGTGCGCACGAATATGAAGACGATGAGGAGTCACCAACCCAAATAGTGCGACGGAATTTAGGCGTGCTCGACGCTCACCCGATTGTGGCATACATTCGGGACACCAatgattatgttatttttaattttcccaagttgtataaattatttttcatcccaaatgtacacttatttacaatatacaaaataaattattaacttagtttgttttgtaataatatacaaaaatttttGTACTTAAATAACACTATAATAATTACAACTTAGCAagtaaatacctctaaaatagtaacaaaattaataataaaataagagttatatatccaaataaaaaaatagtagcaatataataacaacaaaatggcAGCAAACAACAGTGAAGAATTTTAAGCAAATTCGGGTCGGATAGGGCCCAAAAGATCTTACCCGAGCCCCGACTCGTTTAGAAAACGAGCATTATTTTTTGTTCAAACCCATTTTTCACAtctatatttttgctcaaaccctcTCACATTAGGTCTACTCCCATTAAAAGCTCTAACATAAGTCTGACATGATTTATTTTTGACAAGTGAACCAATCATTAAATACCACATAACATAATTTACCACATCATAAATGTTGTATATTACttcaaatgattaaaatataatttgccCAATactaatttttaactaaaataaaagaaaaataataattaaatagttgAAAAAATACATAAATCTGAACTCATCTCTTTCCTCAAATTTTAacttagaattaaaaaaaaacataaaaaaactttGATAGAAGAAGAAACCCCATTTAGAGAAATCGATAAACTgtctaaaaagaaaatatttaatctttttgAGTCTTAAATTTGACCTATTGAAGAGGGAAGTTCTGAAAGTCGCACAGAAAGAAGTTAGAGAAATCTTTATAGTTATGaaatatttgaagattcatgCTTTGAATTGATTGTTTGAAGGGAAAATGGAAACCCCATCAAAGATCTCACTTAAAGAATGGATCTCAAAGTCAATTCCACTCATCAAAGATCTCACTCTACTTTCCCTCGATGTTCATGCTTCTCGAGGAACGTGACAAAGCTTGTTGCTTAGAAGAAAGGTTCAACTTTATTTTGGTACTCCTCTCCTTTGTGAAGAGAGAGTAGAAACAATGACACCGTTAATGGTGACAACATCAACAGAGGAGATGTAAGAGGAGGAGGAGCTCTCAAAAGAAGAGGGAACGTTGAGCCAATTGCCATCAATTTCCTTCAAAGAGGAGGTGGTTGATGTCTCAATTTTTAgggttaaacattttttttaagaaaatggttaaattcattgggggattaaaatgataattttttttattttacttaaatttaaaaatttagaaataattctATGTTAGATTTCCTTATATTTCCATTTGagtttttaatagaataattgtTAGAGTAACTTCTATGTTGTTCTATATCTCCATGAATCTAGGAACTTTTGATTGCATTGTATTATTTGGTCTACGTACCAGAATTGATAACATTCGAGATTATGTAATATTATACgcaaaagatttttttttggttctcTTGGCTTTATGTCTCTTATCTTTAAGAGGTCTTCCTCCATTAACAAATCTTTTCAAAAAACTCTAATTATTCTGGTGTGGATGGCAAATAGACTTATATTTATTGGTTCCATAGTACTCCTTACAAGCATTGTTTCTACCTATTATTAtctaaaaacaatcaaattattaATGACTAGACGAAACCAAGAAATAACCTCTCACGTGCGAGATTATAGAAGATTCCTTTTAAGATCAAATAATTCTATCGAaatgaatataattatatatatatatatgatagtcTCTACTATAATAAACTATGTAAAGTAAATACctatttaaaataacttttttatggTTAAATGATTATCGGTGTAGTTTACCGgcaataattcatcaaatacaaaTCGGACAAATGATAGggatgaagtttttttttttctatatgtTTATGATCTACCATGATTGGATCCCCATCAAATGTGGGGCCTCAACTACCAACATATAAATGGCTTGTAATGCAACTTTTGACTTTTGTACAGTTTGAAAAGAGGGCATTGAAGAAAATAAAGGTAAAAATATCTCACACATCCCTCCCAATTTTAATATTAagcaaattgtttttttttaacttgaaataatttaatccCGTCAATTTTGAAAGTAAGTAACTAAAGACATTTAATTATGACATCAATATTTTCTGctaattttatatcattttgattggtataataacaaattcaatTCTCGATGTTTATATATTTGTGTAAATATTGACAGAATATGTAATGTTAGGTGCTACATTTGCTAAATCAAGACTAAGttgatagaatttataaatattgcgagttaaatttactaaatcaagactaaattgacagaaTGTGTAAACTTTAAAggcaaaatttgttaaaaaaacataacaaaaaacattaatattgtaattaattgtccttagttgctcacttttaAAATTCAGAGGGATTAAATTGCTCTGATTTTTcagagggactaatttgctccATAGCAAAATTGAGAGGGAGCAGAGAGTTATTTTTTCCTAAAATAAATGTTTTGGAAAAGTAATGGGTGCTTTCTCTGAACTTAGCTGAACGAACCTCGTATGAGTTCCTTTGTAACATGTTATTAGGTTAAGCAGGTTACCCTCCTCCATTGACGGACAAATTATCATATGACAAGACAAGTACTTGTCTAGATTGAAAGGGAAGTCAACTAAGGAACCTAACTCAAGCTGTAGCTAATATATTATGATGCATGGATTTACCATATTAATAGAGTTGAAACCTGATTGAAGAAGGAAGCAGGAAATTAGAAATCTAATAGTTATATTATGACAGATCACCAGCAGAGGATTCATCCTGTGGTGGACGTCGAAGCACCAGCTCCGTCGACGCCTTTGGTGCCTCATGGATCGGCTACATCGGAG from Gossypium hirsutum isolate 1008001.06 chromosome D04, Gossypium_hirsutum_v2.1, whole genome shotgun sequence encodes:
- the LOC107959404 gene encoding 26S proteasome non-ATPase regulatory subunit 12 homolog A, which gives rise to MEVKNGNLEAAIDQLLNVEKQMRFAGDVAGTKKAVTDILLLCFEAKDWKSLNEQIVNLSKKRGQLKQAVTAMVQQAMQYIDETPDLETRIELIKTLNSVSAGKIYVEIERARLIKKLAKIKEEQGLIAEAADLMQEVAVETFGAMAKTEKIAFILEQVRLCLDRQDYVRAQILSRKISPRVFDIDSSKEKKKPKEGDNVVEEPPADIPSLLELKRIYYELMIRYYFHNNDYLEICRCYKAIYEIPSIRENPSQWIPVLRKICWYLILAPHDPMQSSLLNSTLEDKNLSEIPKFRLLLKQLVTMEVIQWTSLWNSYEDEFENEKNMLGGSLGDKAAEDLKQRIIEHNILVVSRYYSRITLKRLAELLCLTVEEAEKHLSEMVVSKALVAKIDRPMGIVCFQVAKDSNEILNSWAVNLEKLLDLVEKSCHQIHKETMVHKAALKV